A window of uncultured Draconibacterium sp. contains these coding sequences:
- the rlmH gene encoding 23S rRNA (pseudouridine(1915)-N(3))-methyltransferase RlmH, producing the protein MKITLLVVGKTDASYIIDGMNEYVKRLKHYINFEMDIIPDIKKGKKTSIDIQKAKEGELILSKLGPGKELHLFDENGKMYSSKSFSQFIEKKMISGPKELVFVIGGPYGFSQEVYERASSKISLSRMTFSHQMVRILCVEQIYRAFTILKGEPYHHE; encoded by the coding sequence ATGAAAATTACGTTGCTTGTTGTGGGTAAAACCGATGCTTCATACATAATCGATGGAATGAATGAGTATGTTAAGAGGCTCAAACATTACATCAATTTTGAGATGGATATTATTCCCGACATTAAAAAGGGCAAAAAAACAAGCATCGACATTCAAAAAGCAAAGGAAGGGGAATTGATTTTATCGAAACTCGGGCCGGGCAAAGAGTTGCATTTATTTGATGAGAACGGTAAAATGTATTCTTCGAAAAGTTTTTCGCAGTTTATTGAAAAGAAAATGATAAGCGGTCCGAAAGAGTTGGTGTTTGTTATTGGCGGGCCTTACGGTTTTTCGCAGGAGGTTTACGAGCGGGCATCGTCTAAAATTTCTTTATCGCGAATGACTTTTTCGCATCAAATGGTGCGAATTTTGTGTGTGGAGCAAATTTACAGGGCTTTTACAATTTTAAAGGGCGAACCGTATCACCACGAGTAA
- a CDS encoding YihY/virulence factor BrkB family protein: protein MASEKLTFRRIKMLGEKAAERAKKVSLPLFDDVPLYDVALFFWRSIVDGSITTRASGIAFSFFIALFPGVIFLFTLIPYIPIDNFQNELFLIIQQVVPESTFATIEETLTEILMQPRGDLLSLNFVMALIFATNGLVSMMSAFDATVHNINRRKWWSQYLAAVLMLIVFTLALTVGIAMLTGGQALINYLSRIEIIQDKLLVYLLITGKWILTITIFFFAFSFLYYMAPAKKTKWRFISAGGTLATVLSIIGFAAMSYYLNNFSQYNKLYGSIGTLLAILFLMYVMSLILLVGFELNASIYQAHTYQDED from the coding sequence ATGGCAAGTGAAAAACTTACTTTTAGGCGTATAAAAATGCTGGGAGAAAAAGCTGCCGAGCGTGCAAAAAAAGTATCTCTCCCCTTGTTCGACGATGTTCCGTTGTACGATGTGGCTTTATTTTTTTGGCGAAGTATTGTTGACGGCTCAATTACTACGCGTGCATCGGGAATTGCTTTTTCCTTTTTTATCGCACTTTTCCCCGGGGTAATTTTCCTGTTTACTTTAATTCCGTACATACCCATCGATAATTTTCAGAATGAACTGTTTCTGATCATTCAACAGGTTGTACCCGAAAGTACTTTTGCCACCATTGAAGAAACACTCACCGAAATTTTAATGCAACCCAGAGGAGACCTGCTCTCGCTGAACTTTGTTATGGCACTTATTTTTGCCACAAACGGACTGGTTTCGATGATGAGTGCTTTTGATGCAACAGTGCACAATATTAACCGGCGAAAGTGGTGGAGTCAATACCTTGCAGCGGTATTAATGTTAATAGTTTTTACACTGGCGCTTACAGTTGGCATTGCCATGTTAACAGGTGGACAAGCACTAATCAACTACCTGAGCCGCATCGAGATTATACAAGACAAACTCCTGGTGTATCTTTTAATTACAGGAAAATGGATACTAACCATAACCATCTTCTTTTTTGCTTTCTCCTTTTTGTATTATATGGCTCCGGCAAAAAAAACAAAATGGCGTTTTATTTCGGCTGGCGGAACACTGGCTACCGTTTTAAGTATTATAGGTTTTGCTGCCATGAGTTATTACCTTAATAATTTCAGTCAATACAATAAATTGTACGGTTCTATTGGTACGCTGCTGGCCATCCTGTTTCTGATGTATGTAATGTCGTTGATATTACTGGTTGGATTCGAATTAAATGCGAGTATTTATCAGGCGCACACTTACCAGGATGAAGACTGA
- a CDS encoding DUF4783 domain-containing protein, translating to MHNLKRIIFFVGLLFSVAGLSANSFQEKIPNDIIISLETGNAKLLSGYFNQNVELVVLDNDNVYSKAQAQQIVNNFFNSFSPVPENAFSIIHDGGKADAKYVIGKLVTEKGNFRVYFLLKKNGDKDYIHQLRIEKQ from the coding sequence ATGCATAATCTAAAAAGAATAATATTTTTTGTTGGTCTACTTTTCAGTGTAGCCGGGCTCTCTGCAAATTCGTTTCAGGAAAAAATTCCGAATGATATAATTATTAGTCTGGAAACCGGTAACGCGAAATTACTTTCTGGCTATTTCAATCAAAATGTAGAATTGGTAGTTCTCGACAACGATAATGTGTACAGTAAAGCGCAGGCTCAGCAGATTGTAAATAACTTTTTTAATAGTTTTAGCCCGGTTCCGGAAAATGCCTTTAGTATAATTCACGATGGAGGAAAGGCAGATGCTAAATATGTAATAGGTAAATTAGTTACTGAAAAAGGAAATTTCCGCGTTTATTTTCTCTTAAAGAAAAACGGAGACAAAGACTACATTCATCAGCTTAGAATAGAAAAACAGTAA
- a CDS encoding HAMP domain-containing sensor histidine kinase — MQFRLNKYTYLILAICILVAAAIIENGLLRKNPETKLIQEFQNQLIENEVQLKSELSSLTEILKKDDFDEDLSNFFKREETEVRETGFGVLVYQNKDLVFWTDRGIAFYNTPEEFKKTNGLIKLPNGYYLIDTVAVGNYEVVGLHLLKRNYTYENKYLQNNFFSSYHLPNDYIIREAKHKMAYEIVNSEGKYLFSLLPYGSYLCTTNQLYVPGFIYFIGLLLLLLYFRKEFVERNTLFMMKLLGLAGALFIVYWIHLIFEVPKVFFHLKFFGPDFFAINEWLPSLGDYFLLALFFLFWLFNFGSGLNISELQKTSRLPRKVIIALLFLFSASLYLLVNFFIKELIYNSTISFSLNKITEISSQSIIGIFSIGLFLLGIVFFTIKINEESLTDLKLHELLLLNLAIILFLAGAQYLAIRYIAIPALLLFLACAVLAYLISKQYLQTFTLSYLIVFVAVVSLYSLIIINRTIIQKDREHQKLLAVTLVTERDPAAEVFMTEVQYRIENDPAIQSLLFQNDDEDLEEYIRESYFNTYFRKYLLNIYVCHNNDSLLTNPDNRAVPCWPFMNELIDIQGIQVPGTNFYFMDNMNGRISYTGRLTYPLADNERGVSIYIDLDSDLLFEGIGFPELLIDKSMARSDIYQKFNYAKYYGGELTDKFGDYNYNYNGHVYLKSDEEFAFLKQDKFEHLVYHSREDNYVVVSRKLLTPIDYLISFPYLFVFFFLNMLIILVIGNQTIRDRKLFFDLKFKIQAAIISIVFVSLLVVALVTLYYNVQEYKAKHRNDLNEKMKSIAEEIDNRLTDKEQITPELEAWLRQELSKLSNIFRTDINIYGTDGELIASSRFEIFERGLVSSKINARANYEVYKNFQISYFQPENIGNLSYLSAYRPIINNFGNYLGVINLPYFIRQDNYSQEISTFIVAFINLYVLLFLASIIAAVFIANQITRPLVVIQENLQKMQLGKHNEPIHYTRKDEIGSLVKEYNKKVDELAVSADLLARSERESAWREMAKQIAHEIKNPLTPMKLNIQYLQRTKGNNEEYNKFLERVTATLIEQIDNLSNIATEFSNFAKIPTARNQVFCLSEQLQKTIDLYETHDRVQIVFSSNGFECLEVNADREQLSRAIINLIRNAIQAVPENRMGKILLKLDRREHMAVITVQDNGTGIPVEMQEKLFSPSFTTKTSGMGLGLSIVKNIVENFSGKIWFNTEMGEGTTFYLEIPVYEPDENCNT; from the coding sequence ATGCAGTTTAGATTAAATAAATATACATATCTGATTCTGGCCATTTGTATTTTGGTTGCTGCAGCCATTATCGAAAATGGGCTGCTCAGAAAAAATCCGGAAACAAAGCTGATTCAGGAATTTCAGAACCAGTTAATCGAAAATGAAGTTCAGCTAAAATCAGAACTCAGCTCCTTAACCGAAATTTTAAAAAAGGATGATTTTGATGAAGATTTAAGCAACTTTTTTAAACGCGAAGAAACCGAAGTTCGTGAAACCGGATTTGGTGTGCTGGTATACCAAAACAAGGATTTGGTGTTTTGGACCGACCGCGGAATTGCATTTTACAATACACCCGAAGAATTTAAAAAAACAAACGGTCTTATAAAGCTGCCCAATGGTTATTATTTAATCGATACGGTGGCAGTTGGCAATTACGAAGTGGTTGGTTTACACCTCTTAAAACGAAATTACACCTACGAAAATAAATACCTTCAAAACAATTTTTTCAGCAGTTATCATTTGCCAAACGATTATATAATCAGAGAGGCGAAACATAAAATGGCCTACGAGATTGTAAATAGTGAAGGCAAGTATCTGTTTTCGCTTTTACCCTACGGCAGCTATTTGTGTACTACTAATCAGCTTTACGTGCCGGGCTTTATTTATTTTATTGGCTTGCTGTTGTTGCTGCTTTATTTCAGAAAGGAGTTTGTTGAAAGGAACACCCTTTTTATGATGAAATTATTGGGTTTGGCAGGGGCACTGTTTATTGTTTACTGGATCCATCTTATTTTCGAAGTGCCAAAAGTATTTTTTCATTTAAAGTTTTTTGGCCCCGATTTTTTTGCGATAAACGAATGGCTGCCTTCGCTGGGCGACTATTTTTTGCTGGCCTTGTTCTTCCTTTTTTGGTTGTTTAATTTTGGTAGTGGATTAAACATCAGCGAACTGCAAAAAACTTCGCGACTGCCGCGAAAAGTAATTATTGCTCTTTTGTTTTTATTTAGCGCCAGTTTATATCTGTTGGTTAACTTTTTTATTAAGGAGCTTATTTACAACTCAACCATTTCGTTTTCGCTTAATAAAATCACCGAAATTTCATCGCAAAGTATCATTGGAATATTCTCAATCGGATTGTTTTTGCTGGGAATCGTATTTTTTACCATAAAAATAAATGAAGAGTCGTTAACCGATTTAAAGCTGCACGAGTTGCTCTTGTTAAATCTGGCAATTATTCTGTTTTTAGCCGGTGCTCAATATCTTGCTATCCGCTACATTGCCATTCCTGCCTTGCTGCTTTTTCTGGCTTGTGCTGTACTTGCCTACCTCATAAGCAAACAGTATTTGCAAACTTTTACACTAAGTTACCTGATTGTTTTTGTGGCAGTTGTATCCTTGTATTCGCTAATTATTATTAACCGTACAATTATTCAAAAAGACCGCGAGCATCAAAAATTGCTGGCAGTTACCCTGGTTACAGAGCGCGATCCGGCGGCGGAAGTATTTATGACCGAGGTTCAGTACCGGATCGAAAATGACCCGGCAATTCAAAGTTTGCTGTTTCAGAACGACGATGAAGACCTGGAAGAGTACATCCGCGAGTCGTATTTTAACACTTATTTCAGAAAATACCTGCTCAATATTTATGTGTGTCACAACAACGACAGCCTGTTAACCAATCCCGATAATCGTGCTGTGCCATGCTGGCCATTTATGAACGAGCTGATTGATATTCAGGGCATACAGGTGCCCGGTACCAATTTTTATTTTATGGATAATATGAATGGCCGAATTTCGTACACCGGCCGCCTAACTTATCCATTGGCAGATAACGAACGCGGAGTAAGCATTTATATCGATTTGGATTCGGACTTACTTTTTGAGGGCATTGGCTTTCCGGAGTTGCTGATTGATAAATCGATGGCGCGATCGGATATTTACCAAAAGTTTAACTACGCCAAATATTACGGAGGCGAGCTTACGGATAAATTTGGCGATTACAATTACAATTACAACGGGCATGTTTATCTGAAGTCGGATGAGGAATTTGCATTTCTGAAACAGGATAAATTTGAACATTTGGTATATCATTCGCGAGAGGATAATTATGTGGTGGTTTCGCGCAAACTTTTAACTCCCATCGATTACTTGATTTCATTCCCCTATCTTTTTGTATTTTTCTTTTTGAATATGCTGATTATTTTGGTGATTGGCAATCAAACCATTCGCGACAGAAAGCTATTCTTCGATTTAAAATTTAAAATTCAGGCTGCAATTATTTCAATTGTATTTGTGTCGTTGCTGGTGGTGGCTTTGGTTACGCTGTATTACAATGTGCAGGAATATAAAGCAAAACACCGAAACGATTTGAACGAAAAAATGAAATCGATTGCTGAAGAAATTGACAACCGCTTAACCGATAAGGAGCAAATTACACCCGAACTGGAAGCCTGGTTGAGGCAGGAGTTATCCAAACTATCCAACATATTCCGCACCGACATTAATATTTACGGCACTGACGGCGAACTGATCGCATCGTCGCGTTTCGAGATATTTGAGCGGGGACTGGTATCGAGTAAAATTAACGCAAGAGCCAATTACGAGGTTTATAAGAATTTTCAGATCAGTTATTTTCAGCCCGAAAATATTGGTAACCTTTCGTATTTGTCAGCTTACCGGCCCATTATCAACAATTTCGGAAATTACCTGGGCGTAATTAATTTGCCCTATTTTATCCGTCAGGACAATTACAGCCAGGAAATTTCAACCTTTATTGTAGCCTTTATCAATCTTTATGTATTGTTGTTTTTGGCGAGTATTATTGCCGCTGTTTTTATTGCCAATCAAATTACCCGGCCGCTTGTGGTTATTCAGGAGAATTTGCAGAAAATGCAGTTGGGGAAACACAACGAACCCATTCATTACACCCGGAAAGATGAAATTGGCAGCCTGGTAAAAGAGTACAATAAAAAGGTGGATGAGTTGGCGGTGAGTGCTGATTTATTGGCCCGTTCGGAGAGGGAATCGGCGTGGCGCGAAATGGCAAAACAAATTGCGCATGAGATTAAAAATCCGTTAACGCCAATGAAACTGAACATTCAGTATCTGCAGCGCACAAAAGGAAATAACGAAGAATACAATAAATTTTTAGAACGGGTTACAGCAACTTTAATCGAACAAATCGATAACCTTTCAAACATTGCCACAGAGTTCTCGAACTTTGCCAAGATACCAACCGCACGAAATCAGGTTTTCTGCCTCTCGGAACAATTGCAAAAAACAATTGATTTGTATGAAACACACGACCGTGTTCAAATTGTTTTTAGCTCGAATGGCTTTGAGTGTTTGGAAGTAAATGCCGATCGGGAACAACTTTCGAGGGCAATCATTAACCTGATTCGAAATGCGATTCAGGCAGTCCCTGAAAACCGGATGGGTAAAATTTTACTAAAACTCGATCGTAGAGAACACATGGCCGTAATTACGGTGCAAGACAACGGTACCGGAATTCCTGTTGAAATGCAGGAAAAATTATTTAGCCCGAGTTTTACTACAAAAACAAGTGGTATGGGGCTTGGTTTGTCGATTGTAAAAAATATTGTTGAGAATTTTTCGGGTAAAATATGGTTTAACACTGAAATGGGGGAAGGGACAACTTTTTATCTCGAAATTCCGGTATACGAACCGGATGAAAACTGTAATACTTAA